One genomic window of Methanosarcina acetivorans C2A includes the following:
- a CDS encoding UbiX family flavin prenyltransferase, translating into MEIIVGISGASGVQYGIRLLEVLAEKGIETHLVLTEAAKQIIGIETDYLPLEVEKLATWNYSQKDFSAPIASGSYKTAGMVVAPCSMKTLGAVANGISDTLLTRAADVCLKEERKLVLMTRETPLNLIHIENMLRAKQAGASILPACPGFYSRPKTLEDLIDTMTGRALDLLGVENDIYRRWE; encoded by the coding sequence ATGGAAATAATCGTAGGTATCAGCGGGGCTTCAGGGGTACAGTACGGGATCCGCCTGCTTGAAGTGCTGGCAGAAAAAGGGATAGAGACCCATCTTGTACTGACCGAAGCTGCAAAACAGATAATCGGGATCGAAACTGATTACTTACCCCTTGAAGTGGAAAAGCTTGCAACCTGGAATTATTCCCAGAAGGATTTTTCAGCCCCCATAGCCAGTGGCTCTTATAAGACTGCAGGGATGGTCGTTGCTCCCTGCAGCATGAAAACCCTTGGGGCGGTTGCAAACGGGATATCTGACACTCTGCTTACACGGGCTGCAGACGTCTGCCTGAAAGAAGAGAGAAAACTGGTTCTTATGACAAGAGAAACTCCCCTGAACCTGATACACATCGAAAACATGCTCAGGGCTAAACAGGCAGGTGCAAGTATTCTCCCGGCATGTCCGGGCTTCTATTCGCGACCGAAAACCCTTGAAGACCTCATAGACACCATGACTGGCAGGGCACTTGACCTTTTAGGAGTGGAAAACGACATTTACCGTCGCTGGGAGTGA
- a CDS encoding HD domain-containing protein — MKVVLDPVHGYIELDEIVQELLATPQVQRLRRIRQLGFSNLVYPGANHTRFEHSLGTMHLASMLMKNLDSIEKDKKVEIRAASLLHDVGHGPFSHVTENVIDKYTRRRHDDVMDIVRKGEIKEVLKKHGISPGNLAKHIKGETSLGQILSSEIDVDRMDYLVRDSHYTGVAFGVVDYNRLINQMSFYEDRLVIDYGGLKAAESLLVSRFWMNTSVYYHHVTRISEAMCSKAVEYMIENGELDPKRLRQMDDIDLIAAMRNSSGHGGELSRRLDARKLYKRALYTGLEEAGKGVLKYRDKIERAEKEIAELAGVGQECVLVDIPKTPEMLEMKAMIKTDHKMIPLKDASHFVSILQEAHMDNWRIGVYSPKEHCEAVGKAAKEYFNIKKATKQFKLNDLEKYKAEE; from the coding sequence ATGAAAGTAGTCCTTGATCCCGTACACGGTTACATCGAACTGGATGAAATCGTCCAGGAACTTCTGGCTACCCCCCAGGTGCAGCGCCTAAGAAGAATCAGGCAGCTAGGCTTTTCAAACCTCGTTTATCCGGGAGCAAACCATACCCGATTTGAACACTCCCTGGGAACCATGCACCTTGCCTCCATGCTGATGAAAAACCTCGACTCTATTGAAAAGGATAAAAAAGTGGAGATAAGAGCTGCCTCCCTTTTGCACGATGTGGGACACGGGCCTTTTTCTCACGTAACCGAGAACGTCATAGACAAGTATACTAGGCGCAGGCATGACGATGTGATGGATATTGTAAGGAAAGGGGAAATAAAAGAAGTCCTGAAAAAGCACGGGATTTCCCCCGGAAACCTTGCAAAACATATTAAGGGTGAGACTTCGTTAGGGCAGATCCTCAGCAGCGAGATCGATGTGGACAGGATGGACTACCTTGTCCGGGACTCCCATTATACAGGGGTTGCCTTCGGGGTCGTGGACTACAACCGCCTGATCAACCAGATGAGTTTTTACGAAGACAGGCTTGTTATTGACTACGGGGGATTGAAAGCTGCCGAATCCCTCCTGGTCTCCCGTTTCTGGATGAATACCTCGGTTTACTATCATCACGTAACCAGGATCTCGGAAGCAATGTGCTCAAAAGCCGTGGAGTACATGATCGAAAACGGAGAACTCGACCCAAAAAGGCTCAGGCAGATGGATGACATAGACCTGATAGCCGCCATGAGAAACTCAAGCGGGCATGGAGGAGAGCTTAGCAGGCGGCTGGACGCACGCAAACTCTATAAGCGGGCGCTCTATACAGGGCTTGAGGAAGCAGGAAAAGGGGTGCTCAAGTACCGGGATAAAATAGAGAGAGCCGAGAAGGAGATCGCAGAACTTGCAGGGGTAGGCCAAGAATGCGTGCTTGTGGATATTCCGAAGACCCCTGAAATGCTGGAAATGAAAGCGATGATAAAAACCGACCACAAAATGATCCCGCTTAAAGATGCCTCTCATTTCGTCTCAATCTTGCAGGAAGCCCACATGGATAACTGGAGAATAGGAGTCTATAGCCCGAAAGAGCACTGCGAAGCCGTAGGAAAAGCTGCAAAGGAATACTTTAACATCAAGAAAGCCACAAAGCAATTTAAGCTGAATGATCTGGAAAAATACAAAGCAGAGGAGTAA
- the cofD gene encoding 2-phospho-L-lactate transferase, translating to MIILSGGTGTPKLLDGLKEILPLEELTVVVNTAEDLWVSGNLISPDLDTVLYLFSDQIDRKKWWGIENDTFRTYERMHELGIEESMKLGDRDRATHIIRSNLIRGGTSLTEATVKLASLFGIDANILPMSDDPVSTYVETLQGVMHFQDFWVGKHGDPDVLGVDIRGVSEASVAKKVLEAFEKDDNVLIGPSNPITSIGPIISLPGMRELLKRKKVIAVSPIIGNAPVSGPAGKLMQACGLEVSSMGVAEYYQEFLDVFVFDERDRADEFAFERLGCRASRADTLMTSTEKSRELAEFVVGLFDTVC from the coding sequence ATGATCATATTGTCAGGCGGCACCGGAACTCCCAAACTCCTTGACGGGCTCAAGGAAATCCTCCCTCTGGAGGAACTGACCGTTGTTGTAAATACTGCCGAAGACCTGTGGGTTTCTGGGAACCTGATTTCTCCAGACCTTGATACAGTGCTCTATCTCTTCTCGGACCAGATCGACCGGAAGAAGTGGTGGGGCATAGAAAACGATACCTTCAGGACTTACGAGCGCATGCATGAACTCGGGATCGAAGAAAGCATGAAGCTCGGGGACAGGGATAGGGCAACCCATATTATCCGCTCAAACCTCATCCGGGGCGGAACGTCCCTTACGGAAGCTACGGTAAAGCTTGCCTCCCTCTTCGGGATAGATGCGAACATTCTGCCCATGTCCGATGACCCGGTTTCTACCTATGTCGAGACTCTTCAAGGGGTTATGCATTTCCAGGACTTCTGGGTCGGAAAACACGGGGACCCCGATGTACTTGGAGTTGATATCCGGGGTGTTTCCGAAGCTTCGGTTGCTAAAAAGGTTCTTGAAGCCTTCGAAAAAGATGACAACGTCCTCATCGGCCCGAGTAATCCCATAACCAGCATAGGGCCCATAATTTCCCTGCCGGGAATGAGAGAACTGCTGAAACGGAAAAAGGTAATTGCAGTCAGCCCCATAATCGGGAATGCTCCGGTCAGCGGCCCTGCCGGGAAGCTTATGCAGGCATGCGGGCTTGAAGTCTCTTCCATGGGCGTTGCGGAGTATTATCAGGAATTCCTTGACGTTTTTGTCTTCGATGAGAGGGACAGGGCAGATGAATTCGCGTTTGAGAGGCTTGGTTGCCGTGCCTCCCGTGCAGATACCCTCATGACCTCCACGGAGAAAAGCAGGGAACTGGCAGAGTTCGTAGTCGGGCTTTTCGACACCGTATGCTGA
- a CDS encoding FmdE family protein, whose translation MVGKSGIANRKIKTKITDFVLLTMLVFFLGSIPGMAFEADNSELMAQVFGAAEESLGDLGLEDTLIITDLGSPAESYVFLDDFYSEFYDRELLYTDNLLVVQNARNAPLWFAFFDKPSGNCTFIEVSYGDGNEISYQVTENIDFDTLSENQESIDAWSEKVSSKVFDGREFAILTICNAWATGDLDYELMQCLELHNHFCPGVSSGYILANWMEENFPFEDGVSYTVFSCPNWCKDDVFVKRWDATPGKGGIWVSALTDEEIEEIGNSPAGIFVVTDKNAGTMKAVVLGFDFDVVNAECGAQADDPSWISKYLMDLWLMDRGNWDEEGLVTEIAVIDIDSDTLNEMKLAGVNPYVVLGLLNPEGNGNSSVEDSELMGQVFAAAEESLGDLSSEDTFIMTDIGSPAESDFFLNDFYSEFYGRDLQYTQNLLAVQNARNAPLWFAFFDKSSGDCTYIEVSYEDENEISYQVTENIDFDTLSKNKKSVDAWSEKVSSKVFDGREFAILTICNAWATGDLDYELMQCLELHNHFCPGVSSGYVLANWMEENYPLEDGVSYTVFSSPQWCKDDVFLQRWDATPGTGGIWVAELTDEDIEAIDSSLAGIFVVKDNNAGTLKAVVLGYNSDIASAQCGAKDTDPSWVSKYLKDLWLMEPDNWDGLVTEIAVIDIDSDTLSEMKLADTNAYEVLGLLD comes from the coding sequence ATGGTTGGAAAAAGTGGAATCGCTAATCGAAAAATCAAAACAAAAATCACGGATTTTGTTTTGCTGACGATGCTCGTTTTCTTCCTGGGTTCCATACCTGGGATGGCATTTGAAGCTGATAATTCTGAGTTGATGGCTCAGGTTTTTGGCGCAGCCGAAGAAAGCCTCGGAGATCTTGGTCTTGAAGATACCCTTATCATCACGGATCTTGGTTCTCCTGCAGAATCTTATGTTTTTCTGGACGATTTCTATTCGGAGTTTTATGATAGGGAGTTATTGTATACGGATAACCTGCTAGTAGTCCAGAACGCCAGGAATGCCCCTCTCTGGTTTGCTTTCTTTGACAAACCCAGCGGGAACTGCACTTTTATCGAGGTTTCATACGGAGATGGGAATGAGATCAGCTATCAGGTAACCGAAAATATAGACTTTGATACCCTTTCCGAAAACCAGGAGTCCATAGATGCCTGGAGTGAAAAAGTGAGTTCTAAAGTGTTTGACGGACGCGAGTTTGCCATTCTTACAATCTGCAACGCTTGGGCCACCGGAGATCTTGACTATGAACTGATGCAGTGCCTGGAACTGCACAATCATTTCTGTCCCGGAGTTTCAAGCGGCTATATACTTGCAAACTGGATGGAAGAGAATTTCCCGTTTGAGGACGGGGTAAGTTATACGGTTTTTTCCTGTCCTAACTGGTGTAAAGATGATGTTTTCGTAAAGCGCTGGGATGCCACTCCTGGAAAAGGAGGAATCTGGGTTTCTGCCCTGACAGACGAAGAAATAGAAGAAATAGGGAACTCTCCTGCCGGGATCTTTGTGGTTACGGACAAGAACGCCGGAACAATGAAAGCTGTAGTGCTCGGGTTCGATTTCGATGTCGTGAATGCGGAGTGCGGAGCACAAGCCGATGATCCTTCCTGGATTTCGAAATATCTTATGGACCTCTGGCTCATGGACCGGGGTAACTGGGATGAAGAAGGTCTTGTTACCGAAATTGCAGTCATTGATATTGATTCGGATACCCTGAACGAAATGAAACTGGCGGGAGTCAATCCTTATGTTGTTCTCGGCCTGCTCAACCCGGAAGGAAATGGCAATTCTTCAGTTGAGGACAGTGAGCTGATGGGTCAGGTTTTTGCCGCAGCCGAAGAAAGTCTTGGAGACCTTAGCTCTGAAGATACTTTCATAATGACGGATATCGGCTCTCCTGCAGAGTCCGATTTTTTTCTGAATGACTTCTATTCGGAGTTTTACGGAAGGGATTTACAGTACACACAGAACCTGCTTGCAGTCCAGAACGCAAGAAATGCCCCTCTCTGGTTTGCTTTCTTTGACAAATCCAGCGGGGACTGCACTTATATCGAGGTTTCATACGAAGATGAGAATGAGATCAGCTATCAGGTAACGGAAAATATAGACTTTGATACCCTTTCCAAAAACAAGAAGTCTGTAGATGCCTGGAGTGAAAAAGTGAGCTCTAAAGTGTTTGACGGGCGTGAATTTGCCATTCTTACAATCTGCAACGCCTGGGCCACCGGAGATCTTGACTATGAACTGATGCAGTGCCTGGAACTGCACAACCACTTCTGTCCCGGAGTTTCAAGCGGCTATGTGCTTGCAAACTGGATGGAAGAGAATTACCCGCTTGAGGATGGGGTAAGTTATACGGTCTTTTCCTCCCCTCAGTGGTGTAAGGACGATGTCTTCTTACAGCGCTGGGATGCCACTCCCGGAACAGGAGGAATCTGGGTTGCCGAATTGACTGACGAAGATATAGAAGCAATTGACAGCTCCCTTGCCGGAATTTTCGTTGTCAAAGATAATAATGCCGGAACTCTGAAAGCAGTGGTGCTCGGATATAACTCTGATATTGCAAGTGCGCAGTGCGGGGCAAAAGACACCGATCCTTCATGGGTCTCGAAATACCTGAAAGACCTCTGGCTTATGGAACCGGATAACTGGGACGGCCTTGTTACGGAAATCGCAGTTATCGACATTGATTCGGATACCCTGAGCGAGATGAAACTGGCAGATACGAATGCCTATGAAGTTCTTGGGCTGCTCGACTGA
- the hpt gene encoding hypoxanthine/guanine phosphoribosyltransferase has product MLERLKDSLVNSPVIKRGEYNYFIHPISDGVPSIDPRLIEEIANYIIRIADMDVDTILTIEAMGIPVANALSLKTGIPLTIVRKRPYFLEGEVELSQSTGYSKGVLYINGLKKGDRVVIVDDVISTGGTLLALVKALQNMGVEITDVISVIGRGAGYFKLRELGVEPKILVTIDVSEKGVEIQDVFGDQ; this is encoded by the coding sequence ATGCTTGAAAGACTGAAAGACTCACTGGTTAATTCTCCTGTGATCAAGCGAGGGGAATATAACTATTTCATCCATCCTATTTCTGACGGTGTCCCTTCCATCGATCCCCGTCTGATAGAAGAGATCGCCAATTACATCATCAGGATAGCAGATATGGATGTTGACACCATTCTTACGATAGAGGCTATGGGCATCCCGGTTGCAAATGCCCTCTCCCTGAAAACCGGAATTCCTCTCACTATTGTCCGGAAGCGGCCTTACTTCCTTGAAGGGGAAGTTGAACTCTCCCAGAGCACAGGCTATTCGAAAGGGGTCCTCTATATAAACGGGCTCAAAAAGGGAGACAGAGTAGTCATCGTGGATGACGTTATAAGTACGGGTGGGACGCTTCTCGCCCTTGTAAAGGCGCTGCAGAATATGGGTGTCGAGATCACGGATGTAATTTCCGTTATAGGACGCGGAGCCGGCTATTTTAAGTTAAGGGAACTGGGAGTTGAACCCAAGATTCTCGTCACAATTGATGTGAGCGAGAAGGGCGTGGAGATTCAGGATGTCTTTGGGGATCAGTGA
- the dph2 gene encoding diphthamide biosynthesis enzyme Dph2 codes for MSLGISEAFDLRPDYIISVIKDTKAKLVGFQFPEGLKRKGPELAKIVEEATGAEVLISGDPCFGACDLDRTLLDHVELLFHFGHAELEDVRLSDKVYFIETRSSVDVRPVVEKALPGLKGEKIGLITTVQHVHKLHDVCRVLEAGGKTCVIGRGDSRLAYAGQVLGCNFSAARDEVCDEYLYIGSGDFHPLGVALSTKKRVLAADPFSGEVREVDPSRILRQRSAVIAKSLDAQVFGIIVSSKNGQMRMELASSLKEIAKKHGKEAHLILIDLVTPDQLLQFKVDAFVNTACPRLAVDEVGRFPSPMLTPQEFEIVLGEREWEKLVLDEITEEPV; via the coding sequence ATGTCTTTGGGGATCAGTGAAGCGTTCGATTTAAGACCCGACTATATAATCAGCGTGATAAAGGATACGAAAGCAAAGCTTGTAGGTTTTCAGTTTCCCGAAGGGCTTAAACGCAAGGGTCCGGAGCTTGCAAAAATTGTTGAGGAAGCAACCGGAGCTGAGGTGCTCATCTCGGGTGATCCCTGTTTCGGGGCGTGCGACCTTGACAGGACGCTTCTTGACCATGTTGAGCTTCTTTTCCACTTCGGGCATGCGGAACTGGAAGATGTCAGGCTTTCGGATAAGGTGTACTTTATCGAAACCCGCTCCTCAGTTGATGTTCGGCCCGTTGTCGAGAAGGCTCTCCCGGGGCTTAAAGGGGAAAAAATCGGGCTTATCACCACTGTCCAGCATGTCCATAAGCTCCATGATGTGTGCAGGGTGCTAGAGGCCGGGGGAAAGACCTGCGTCATTGGGCGCGGGGACTCAAGGCTTGCCTATGCGGGGCAGGTGCTCGGCTGCAATTTCTCGGCAGCAAGGGATGAAGTCTGTGATGAATACCTTTATATCGGAAGCGGGGATTTCCATCCCCTGGGAGTAGCTCTTTCCACAAAAAAACGTGTCCTTGCAGCCGATCCTTTTTCCGGGGAAGTCCGGGAAGTTGACCCTTCAAGGATTCTCCGCCAGCGGAGTGCGGTAATTGCAAAGTCTCTGGATGCACAGGTTTTCGGGATCATTGTCTCAAGCAAAAACGGGCAAATGAGGATGGAACTTGCTTCTTCTCTCAAAGAAATTGCAAAAAAACACGGAAAAGAAGCCCACCTGATTCTTATCGATCTCGTAACCCCAGACCAGCTGCTTCAGTTCAAGGTGGACGCTTTCGTAAACACTGCCTGTCCCCGGCTTGCCGTGGACGAAGTGGGGCGTTTTCCCTCGCCCATGCTTACTCCACAGGAGTTTGAGATCGTGCTTGGAGAGCGGGAATGGGAAAAGCTTGTGCTCGATGAAATTACCGAGGAGCCTGTATAA
- a CDS encoding METTL5 family protein: MKQRKLEMLLEEVEGFSSPELELEQYQTPSPLAAEILHFAYMQGDLDESVQDLGCGTGILAIGAKLLGARKVVGYDTDPKALEVARKNAERLGVEVEFVCSDIKKVSGHVKTTLMNPPFGARVKGRDRPFLSSALRTSEVIYSIHNRGSLAFIQKFIKPAVITHSYVAKFPLKRTFDFHQKEREIIEVEIYRIAVHG; encoded by the coding sequence ATGAAACAGAGAAAACTCGAGATGCTGCTTGAAGAAGTCGAAGGTTTTTCCAGTCCCGAACTTGAGCTGGAGCAATACCAGACTCCTTCTCCTCTTGCGGCGGAAATCCTCCATTTTGCTTACATGCAGGGAGACCTTGACGAATCGGTTCAGGACCTGGGCTGCGGTACGGGGATTCTTGCAATAGGGGCAAAACTTTTGGGAGCCAGGAAAGTTGTAGGGTACGATACAGACCCAAAGGCGCTTGAGGTTGCCAGAAAAAACGCCGAAAGGCTCGGAGTGGAGGTTGAGTTCGTTTGCTCAGATATTAAGAAAGTTTCAGGGCATGTAAAAACCACACTCATGAACCCTCCTTTCGGGGCAAGAGTTAAAGGCAGGGACAGGCCTTTTCTTTCGTCAGCATTAAGAACAAGTGAGGTAATATATTCCATCCATAACCGTGGAAGCCTTGCTTTTATCCAAAAGTTCATTAAGCCTGCGGTCATTACACACTCTTACGTTGCGAAATTCCCTCTTAAAAGGACTTTCGACTTCCATCAAAAAGAAAGAGAAATTATTGAGGTAGAAATTTACAGGATCGCTGTTCATGGATGA